In Burkholderia gladioli, a genomic segment contains:
- a CDS encoding C40 family peptidase encodes MLRIWLSVVVVSLLAACSTAPQQSSTRTGAAPRITTPRAYAPPRGFPNFVDHSIGREEIPIQAMSLVGIPYRWGGNTPDSGFDCSGLVRYIVSRAANVSLPRTTAEMSMRGESIEPDEIAPGDLVFFNTTGRPHSHVGIYVGKLRFVNAPSTGGTVRLDYLTNPYWAKHFDGIRRVAPARHAPAPFDTPTYEADNRQPDPAPVPQAAPAAAPVYAAARAENTPARVAPTPIQATATPIATATTAIDAAPPPRLAAAAGEDQFEPPPSALSAAQQQARAAGATTAAVTPRAPEVDTSMAAPQYAPLSSPPVTATASSTAANRAPDPIDAAADAFEPPPPTARAAAQQARSAAPEGVRIIRASTASGNLPGSGDDPIARFANGSY; translated from the coding sequence ATGCTGCGAATCTGGCTGTCCGTCGTCGTCGTTTCCCTGCTCGCCGCGTGCTCGACCGCGCCGCAGCAGTCGTCGACGCGCACCGGTGCCGCCCCGCGCATCACCACGCCGCGCGCCTACGCGCCGCCGCGCGGCTTCCCGAACTTTGTCGATCACAGCATCGGCCGCGAGGAAATCCCGATCCAGGCCATGAGCCTGGTCGGCATCCCCTATCGCTGGGGCGGTAATACGCCGGACAGCGGCTTCGACTGCAGCGGGCTGGTGCGTTATATCGTGTCGCGCGCGGCCAACGTCTCGCTACCGCGCACCACGGCGGAAATGAGCATGCGCGGTGAATCGATCGAACCCGACGAGATCGCCCCCGGCGACCTGGTGTTCTTCAACACCACCGGCCGCCCGCATTCGCACGTCGGCATCTACGTGGGCAAGCTGCGCTTCGTGAATGCGCCCTCGACGGGCGGCACGGTGCGTCTCGACTACCTGACGAACCCTTATTGGGCCAAGCATTTCGACGGCATCCGGCGCGTCGCGCCGGCACGTCACGCGCCGGCGCCGTTCGACACGCCAACCTACGAGGCCGACAATCGCCAACCCGATCCGGCACCGGTGCCGCAGGCGGCGCCGGCCGCCGCGCCCGTTTATGCCGCGGCGCGCGCGGAAAACACGCCGGCACGTGTCGCGCCGACGCCGATTCAGGCGACTGCCACCCCCATCGCGACCGCGACGACAGCCATCGATGCCGCACCGCCGCCGCGCCTCGCGGCCGCCGCCGGCGAGGATCAGTTCGAGCCGCCGCCGTCCGCGCTGTCGGCCGCGCAGCAGCAGGCCCGCGCGGCCGGCGCCACCACCGCGGCCGTGACGCCACGCGCGCCCGAGGTCGACACCAGCATGGCCGCGCCGCAATATGCGCCGCTCTCTTCGCCGCCCGTCACGGCAACGGCAAGCTCAACGGCAGCGAACCGCGCGCCGGATCCGATCGACGCCGCGGCCGATGCCTTCGAGCCACCCCCGCCAACCGCCCGCGCCGCTGCTCAGCAGGCCCGCTCGGCAGCGCCCGAAGGCGTGCGGATCATCCGCGCCTCGACCGCCTCCGGCAACCTCCCCGGCAGCGGCGACGATCCGATCGCGCGCTTCGCCAACGGCAGCTACTGA
- a CDS encoding IclR family transcriptional regulator gives MSESDRTPAAEGGEASSDALFNQSLEKGIAVLRAFGAQRRSMSLQEVADATAITKSSAQRMIYTLERLGYVRKHPRTRRYQLTPRVMQIGFSYLSADMLIDVANPFLSELTNVTGETTNLTEPDGTDMVYVARFVCTKFVPIHMPIGSRIPMYCTASGRAYLGALPEPEAHALLLASERVAHTQYTVTEIAPIEALLGQARLRGYASNREELFIGDMTIAAPVFDGERRPVGSVHVVAPSSRWSIEEAERRLAPAVIDCARGVSNSIRTLA, from the coding sequence ATGAGTGAGTCCGACCGGACGCCGGCCGCCGAGGGCGGCGAGGCCAGCAGCGACGCGCTGTTCAATCAGTCGCTGGAGAAGGGCATCGCGGTGCTGCGCGCGTTCGGCGCCCAGCGCCGCTCGATGAGCCTGCAGGAGGTCGCCGACGCGACCGCGATCACCAAGAGTTCGGCGCAGCGGATGATCTACACGCTGGAGCGGCTCGGCTACGTGCGCAAGCATCCGCGCACGCGCCGCTACCAGCTCACGCCGCGCGTGATGCAGATCGGCTTCAGCTACCTGTCGGCGGACATGCTGATCGACGTCGCCAATCCGTTCCTCTCGGAACTGACCAACGTGACCGGCGAAACCACCAACCTGACCGAGCCCGACGGCACGGATATGGTCTACGTCGCGCGCTTCGTCTGTACCAAGTTCGTGCCGATCCACATGCCGATCGGCAGCCGCATCCCGATGTACTGCACGGCTTCGGGGCGTGCTTACCTGGGCGCGTTGCCCGAGCCGGAGGCGCATGCGCTGCTGCTCGCCAGCGAGCGCGTGGCGCATACGCAGTACACCGTCACCGAGATCGCGCCTATCGAGGCGCTGCTCGGCCAGGCGCGGCTGCGTGGTTATGCCTCGAATCGCGAGGAACTGTTCATCGGCGACATGACGATCGCGGCGCCCGTGTTCGACGGCGAGCGGCGGCCGGTCGGTTCGGTGCACGTGGTCGCGCCGTCGAGCCGCTGGAGCATCGAGGAAGCCGAGCGCCGGCTCGCGCCGGCCGTGATCGACTGCGCGCGCGGCGTGTCGAATTCGATCCGGACGCTGGCCTGA
- a CDS encoding ABC transporter substrate-binding protein: MFQFAKRFALVLACALAPLAAAVAPLSAQAAPPVYTVGATATGVPFTFLDVKSNSIQGLLVDAINATGHAAGFDVKIEQTTFAALIPSLTTRKIDIISAAMLKTPARQQVVDFSDTVYSYGEGLVVPASDTGKYSSMDDLKGAVVGAQVGTAFVDALNKKGIFKEVRTYDSVADILRDVALGRIQAGFGDRPILAYQLQKNPNPKIRLVEGYQPSVLGQVCFVVRKGDRDTLDKLNEGIRKIKADGTLNQIVKKWQVE, encoded by the coding sequence ATGTTTCAGTTCGCCAAACGCTTCGCCCTCGTCCTGGCCTGCGCGCTCGCCCCGCTGGCCGCCGCCGTCGCGCCCCTTTCGGCCCAGGCCGCGCCGCCCGTCTACACGGTGGGCGCCACCGCCACCGGCGTGCCCTTCACCTTCCTCGACGTGAAGAGCAACTCGATCCAGGGCCTGCTGGTCGACGCGATCAACGCCACCGGCCACGCCGCCGGCTTCGACGTGAAGATCGAGCAGACCACCTTCGCCGCCCTGATCCCCTCGCTGACCACCAGGAAGATCGACATTATCTCGGCCGCCATGCTGAAGACGCCGGCGCGCCAGCAGGTGGTCGACTTCTCGGACACGGTCTATTCCTACGGCGAGGGGCTGGTGGTGCCCGCCAGCGACACCGGCAAGTACAGCTCGATGGACGACCTGAAGGGCGCCGTGGTGGGCGCCCAGGTTGGCACGGCCTTCGTCGACGCGCTGAACAAGAAGGGCATCTTCAAGGAGGTGCGCACCTACGATTCGGTCGCCGACATCCTGCGCGACGTCGCGCTGGGCCGCATCCAGGCCGGCTTCGGCGATCGCCCGATCCTCGCCTACCAGTTGCAGAAGAATCCCAACCCGAAGATCCGCCTGGTCGAGGGCTACCAGCCCTCGGTGCTCGGCCAGGTCTGCTTCGTGGTGCGCAAGGGCGATCGCGACACGCTCGACAAGCTCAACGAGGGCATCCGCAAGATCAAGGCCGACGGCACGCTGAACCAGATCGTCAAGAAATGGCAGGTCGAGTGA
- a CDS encoding amino acid ABC transporter permease — protein MSLQNLLDFLPILLKGAIVTVEITVCSFVLSTLIGLAFALMRVSPNRLLSGGAAAVINVIRGLPIIVQLFYIYFVLPDLGVQLSAFQAGCIGLGIAYSAYQAENFRAGIEAIDRGQIEAAQSIGMRGAMIMRRVVLPQAFRIALPPYGNTLVMMLKDSSLASTITVAEMTRAGQLIASSTFQNMTVYTLVALLYLALSLPLVWSLRRLERRLGLKGAR, from the coding sequence ATGTCCCTGCAGAACCTGCTCGACTTCCTGCCGATCCTGCTCAAGGGCGCGATCGTCACGGTCGAGATCACCGTCTGCTCGTTCGTGCTGAGCACGCTGATCGGCCTCGCCTTCGCCCTGATGCGGGTCTCGCCGAACCGCCTGCTGTCGGGCGGCGCGGCCGCCGTGATCAACGTGATCCGCGGGCTGCCGATCATCGTCCAGTTGTTCTACATCTACTTCGTGCTGCCCGATCTCGGCGTGCAGCTATCGGCCTTCCAGGCCGGCTGCATCGGCCTGGGCATCGCCTACTCGGCCTACCAGGCCGAGAACTTCCGGGCCGGCATCGAGGCCATCGACCGCGGCCAGATCGAGGCCGCGCAGTCGATCGGCATGCGCGGCGCGATGATCATGCGCCGCGTGGTGCTGCCGCAGGCCTTCCGCATCGCGCTGCCGCCCTACGGCAACACGCTGGTGATGATGCTGAAGGATTCCTCGCTGGCCTCGACCATCACGGTCGCGGAAATGACGCGCGCCGGCCAGTTGATCGCCTCCTCGACCTTCCAGAACATGACCGTCTACACGCTGGTGGCCCTGCTCTACCTGGCGCTGAGCCTGCCGCTGGTCTGGAGCCTGCGCAGGCTCGAACGCCGCCTCGGCCTGAAGGGGGCGCGATGA
- a CDS encoding amino acid ABC transporter ATP-binding protein, translating to MIRIDDLHKRFGETEVLKGVSLEVSAGEVVCLIGPSGSGKSTLLRCINGLETHQGGSIAIDGQRVDPASPTIHALRTQVGMVFQRFNLFPHRSALENVLEGPVHVKKESRAAALERARRLLDKVGLAHRADAYPSQLSGGQQQRVAIARALAMQPRAILFDEPTSALDPELVGEVLGVMRQLAADGMTMIVVTHEMGFAREVADRVAFLHDGRICEAGAAAEVLGNPRHPRTRDFLRRMLDPHSSTVSAT from the coding sequence ATGATCCGCATCGACGATCTGCACAAGCGCTTCGGCGAGACCGAGGTGCTCAAGGGCGTGAGCCTGGAAGTCAGCGCGGGTGAGGTGGTCTGCCTGATCGGGCCGTCCGGCTCGGGCAAGTCGACCCTGCTTCGCTGCATCAACGGGCTGGAGACGCACCAGGGCGGCAGCATCGCCATCGACGGCCAGCGCGTGGATCCCGCCTCGCCCACCATCCACGCGCTGCGCACGCAGGTCGGCATGGTGTTCCAGCGCTTCAACCTGTTCCCGCATCGCAGTGCGCTGGAAAACGTGCTGGAGGGCCCGGTCCACGTCAAGAAGGAATCCCGCGCGGCAGCCCTCGAACGCGCGCGCCGGCTGCTCGACAAGGTCGGCCTCGCGCATCGCGCCGATGCCTATCCGTCGCAGCTCTCGGGCGGCCAGCAGCAGCGCGTCGCGATCGCGCGGGCCCTGGCCATGCAGCCGCGCGCGATCCTGTTCGACGAGCCCACCTCGGCGCTCGATCCCGAGCTGGTCGGCGAGGTGCTCGGCGTGATGCGTCAGCTGGCCGCCGACGGCATGACGATGATCGTGGTCACGCACGAGATGGGTTTCGCGCGCGAGGTCGCCGATCGCGTCGCCTTCCTGCACGACGGCCGGATCTGCGAGGCGGGTGCCGCCGCCGAGGTGCTCGGCAATCCACGGCATCCGCGCACGCGTGATTTCCTGCGCCGCATGCTCGATCCTCATTCCTCCACCGTGTCCGCGACATGA
- a CDS encoding NAD(P)/FAD-dependent oxidoreductase, whose amino-acid sequence MSASFAASLPPSLWAATAPPGVDAPPLAESVATDVAIVGAGYTGLSSALHLAERGIAVRVVDAHEPGWGASGRNGGQVIPGLKYDPDELLRRFGERNGHALIEMAGGAADTVFDLITRHGIACDAMRAGWVQPTHSVKLLPTLQARARQWERRGAPVELLDGEQVAARLGTRAFIGGWIDRRAGSVQPLAYARGLARAAQRAGAILHGGTPVLGLEREGAGWRLRTAQGATIRAAQVLIATNGYTDGLWPGLRQSIIAANSFIVATAPLPDEIGRGILPGGEVASDSRRLLLYFRKDASGRLLMGGRGPFREPGAAADWAHLERAAALMFPQLRGIGYDYRWAGRIAITRDFLPHLHRPAPGLTIALGYNGRGIALATTLGRHLADAIDGSAPELPLAPAPIRPIPLHALQRLYISAGVAWYALLDALS is encoded by the coding sequence ATGAGCGCCTCCTTCGCTGCGTCCCTGCCGCCCTCGCTGTGGGCCGCCACCGCGCCGCCCGGCGTCGACGCGCCGCCGCTGGCCGAATCGGTGGCGACCGACGTCGCGATCGTCGGCGCCGGCTACACGGGGCTGTCGAGCGCCCTGCACCTGGCCGAGCGCGGCATCGCGGTGCGCGTGGTCGATGCGCACGAACCCGGCTGGGGCGCCTCGGGCCGCAACGGCGGCCAGGTGATCCCCGGCCTCAAGTACGATCCCGACGAACTGCTGCGCCGCTTCGGCGAACGCAACGGCCATGCCCTGATCGAGATGGCCGGTGGCGCCGCCGATACCGTGTTCGACCTGATCACCCGCCATGGCATCGCCTGCGACGCGATGCGGGCCGGCTGGGTCCAGCCGACGCATTCGGTGAAACTCCTGCCGACCCTGCAGGCACGCGCCCGGCAATGGGAACGCCGCGGCGCGCCGGTCGAACTGCTCGACGGCGAGCAGGTGGCGGCCAGGCTCGGCACCCGCGCCTTCATCGGCGGCTGGATCGACCGGCGCGCCGGCAGCGTGCAGCCGCTCGCCTACGCGCGCGGGCTGGCGCGCGCCGCGCAGCGCGCCGGCGCGATCCTGCATGGCGGCACACCCGTGCTCGGCCTCGAGCGCGAGGGCGCCGGCTGGCGCCTGCGCACCGCGCAGGGCGCGACGATCCGCGCCGCCCAGGTGCTGATCGCGACCAATGGTTATACCGACGGCCTGTGGCCGGGGCTGCGGCAGTCGATCATCGCGGCCAACAGCTTCATCGTCGCGACCGCGCCGCTGCCCGACGAGATCGGCCGCGGCATCCTGCCGGGCGGCGAGGTGGCTTCCGATTCGCGGCGCCTGCTGCTGTATTTCCGCAAGGATGCCTCGGGCCGCCTGCTGATGGGCGGGCGCGGGCCGTTCCGTGAACCGGGCGCCGCCGCCGACTGGGCCCATCTCGAACGCGCGGCGGCCCTGATGTTTCCGCAGCTGCGCGGCATCGGCTACGACTATCGCTGGGCTGGACGGATCGCGATTACCCGCGATTTCCTGCCGCACCTGCATCGCCCGGCGCCGGGCCTGACCATCGCGCTCGGCTACAACGGCCGCGGCATCGCGCTGGCCACCACGCTGGGCCGCCATCTCGCCGACGCGATCGACGGCAGCGCGCCCGAGCTGCCGCTCGCGCCCGCGCCGATCCGGCCGATTCCGCTGCATGCGCTGCAGCGGCTCTATATCAGCGCCGGCGTCGCCTGGTACGCGCTGCTCGACGCGCTGTCCTGA
- a CDS encoding inorganic phosphate transporter has product MHSIQLAIWAVATLVLVALVFDFMNGFHDAANSIATVVSTGVLKPQQAVAFAAMFNVIAYFVFHLKVAQTVGKGTIDPSIVDHYVVFGALVGAIGWNIITWYYGIPSSSSHALIGGLVGAAVAKSGWGSLNLDGLMKTVAFIFISPLLGFVLGSLFMLGVSWLYFRTPPSKVDRRFRRLQLVSAGLYSLGHGGNDAQKTIGMIWMLLIATGYASTTADAPPIWVIAACYLSMGLGTLFGGWRIVRTMGQKITKLKPVGGFCAELGGALTLFSASWMGIPVSTTHTITGAIVGVGATRKLSAVRWGVAGNIIWAWVLTIPASALIAAAGWWVGHRVF; this is encoded by the coding sequence ATGCATTCGATACAACTCGCCATCTGGGCCGTCGCGACGCTGGTACTGGTCGCGCTCGTGTTCGACTTCATGAACGGTTTCCACGACGCGGCGAACTCGATCGCCACCGTCGTGTCGACCGGCGTGCTCAAGCCGCAACAGGCCGTCGCCTTCGCCGCGATGTTCAACGTCATCGCCTATTTCGTGTTCCACCTGAAGGTCGCGCAGACGGTCGGCAAGGGCACCATCGATCCCTCCATCGTCGATCACTACGTGGTGTTCGGCGCGCTGGTGGGCGCCATCGGCTGGAACATCATCACCTGGTACTACGGCATCCCCTCGAGCTCCTCGCATGCGCTGATCGGCGGCCTGGTGGGCGCGGCGGTGGCCAAGTCGGGCTGGGGCTCCCTGAACCTCGACGGGCTGATGAAGACGGTCGCCTTCATCTTCATCTCGCCGCTGCTCGGCTTCGTGCTCGGCTCGTTGTTCATGCTCGGCGTGTCATGGCTGTATTTCCGTACGCCGCCCAGCAAGGTCGACCGGCGCTTCCGGCGCCTGCAACTGGTGTCGGCCGGGCTCTACAGCCTGGGTCACGGCGGCAACGACGCGCAGAAGACCATCGGCATGATCTGGATGCTGCTGATTGCCACCGGCTATGCCTCGACCACGGCCGATGCGCCGCCGATCTGGGTGATCGCGGCCTGCTACCTGTCGATGGGCCTGGGCACGCTGTTCGGCGGCTGGCGGATCGTGCGCACGATGGGGCAGAAGATCACCAAGCTCAAGCCGGTCGGTGGTTTCTGCGCCGAGCTGGGTGGCGCGCTGACGCTGTTCTCGGCGTCCTGGATGGGGATCCCGGTCTCCACCACGCATACCATCACCGGCGCGATCGTCGGGGTGGGTGCCACCCGCAAGCTCTCGGCCGTGCGCTGGGGCGTGGCCGGCAATATCATCTGGGCCTGGGTGCTGACGATTCCGGCCTCGGCGCTGATCGCCGCGGCCGGCTGGTGGGTCGGGCACCGCGTGTTCTGA
- a CDS encoding DUF47 domain-containing protein → MFGRFMPTEGKFFEIFNSHANFIVAGGRELELLIDNLADAEIHKQKVQSAEKSADKLTHEAIDLLHKTFITPLDRDEIHKLITTMDDILDLMEDVATAVSLYDVRAVTSEASQLAHIVLESAQHVQAAVALLSDMKQSARILKACEEIDRWESEADRVLRSAMSKLFREENDVKNLIKLKAVYELLEEITDKCEDVANIIEGIVLENA, encoded by the coding sequence TTCGAAATCTTCAATTCGCACGCGAACTTCATCGTGGCCGGCGGCCGCGAGCTCGAATTGCTGATCGACAATCTCGCCGATGCCGAGATCCACAAGCAGAAGGTCCAGTCCGCGGAAAAATCCGCCGACAAGCTCACCCATGAAGCGATCGACCTGCTGCACAAGACCTTCATCACGCCGCTCGACCGCGACGAAATCCACAAGCTGATCACCACCATGGACGACATCCTCGACCTGATGGAGGACGTCGCCACGGCCGTGTCGCTGTACGACGTGCGCGCCGTCACGTCCGAGGCCAGCCAGCTCGCGCACATCGTGCTCGAATCGGCCCAGCACGTGCAGGCCGCCGTGGCGCTGCTGTCCGACATGAAGCAGTCGGCGCGGATTCTCAAGGCCTGCGAGGAAATCGATCGCTGGGAGTCGGAGGCGGACCGCGTGCTGCGCTCGGCCATGTCCAAGCTGTTCCGCGAGGAAAACGACGTCAAGAACCTGATCAAGCTGAAGGCGGTCTACGAGCTGCTCGAGGAGATCACCGACAAGTGCGAGGACGTCGCGAACATCATCGAAGGCATCGTGCTGGAAAACGCCTGA